The following coding sequences are from one Lycium ferocissimum isolate CSIRO_LF1 chromosome 3, AGI_CSIRO_Lferr_CH_V1, whole genome shotgun sequence window:
- the LOC132048710 gene encoding uncharacterized protein LOC132048710 — protein MESWDISNVVSPHLSDLLDDEDQCSGLEFQEQKMDPKFLILDSLFVGLNVVERTFGVWKARWSTLRDMPYYHTDTQRDIVLATMAIHNYIRKKCNVDDAFQTVENESYIPSVDSNIGTTSRANNVDVEVGEQNDVYWMGFRDMIASDISNA, from the exons ATGGAGAGTTGGGATATTAGCAATGTGGTATCTCCtcatttaagtgatttgttagatGACGAAGATCAA TGTTCTGGTTTAGAATTCCAGGAGCAAAAAATGGATCCCAAGTTTCTTATTTTAGATTCACTTTTTGTAGGATT AAATGTAGTAGAGCGCACATTTGGCGTTTGGAAAGCAAGATGGTCTACTTTGAGAGACATGCCTTACTATCACACTGACACACAAAGGGACATCGTACTTGCTACTATGGCCATTCACAATTATATCAGAAAGAAGTGCAATGTGGATGATGCATTCCAAACAGTCGAGAATGAGAGCTATATTCCATCGGTTGATTCTAATATTGGCACAACTTCAAGAGCTAACAATGTAGATGTCGAAGTAGGAGAACAAAATGATGTCTATTGGATGGGGTTTCGTGATATGATTGCCAGTGACATTTCTAATGCTTGA